One stretch of Fibrobacter sp. UBA4297 DNA includes these proteins:
- a CDS encoding GIY-YIG nuclease family protein — MPHFVYMLRCRGNRIYTGYAVDALARFEEHCCGRGAKFTKAFPPECMLRTFELGSREEALRLEARIKKLDRRQKDLLAAGDEALSAELLAGLGETLVARKARIRKESVRKK, encoded by the coding sequence ATGCCGCACTTCGTTTACATGCTCCGTTGCAGGGGCAATCGCATTTATACGGGCTATGCCGTGGATGCCCTGGCTCGTTTTGAAGAGCATTGCTGTGGGCGAGGGGCGAAGTTCACAAAGGCGTTCCCGCCGGAATGTATGCTGCGCACGTTTGAACTTGGCTCCCGCGAAGAGGCGCTCCGCCTGGAGGCTCGTATCAAAAAGCTGGACCGCAGGCAAAAGGATCTCCTTGCCGCAGGCGACGAGGCTTTATCTGCTGAATTGCTCGCTGGCCTTGGTGAAACGCTTGTCGCGCGCAAGGCGAGAATCCGGAAAGAAAGCGTCCGCAAAAAGTAA
- a CDS encoding T9SS type A sorting domain-containing protein, whose amino-acid sequence MKKLHGLSLFTAALLAMTQTAIAQFNTHISHRLISGKSVQTVKAGDVIEPVVYEITELNRVYDFYINYPVNTTVKTLGLKLDCGTLPSSKAECTISGRIPANTPGHEYEMSFTAAGNYAHEYLQITTGINVTPLNEQVEHVSGSLDQTVTASDEIEPIVFGYTELLKANLSGVPEGISAKIDDESAIITISGATGQDHPDGDFNYRLAAYITEKDSIVFNGTIKVNHKPFTTTLVTNENETQNVVAGDEIKPIAFRYAHMQNYSISGIPKTLEISQDKEKDLIIISGNIPVTNGDQVYTITVTAKGNDNDAEASATINVTHKPGVTKLEHVSGSTSQTVKAGDEIEPVVFNFENVTKLDNISGQPNGKFALTPDNEKQTLTLSGTVSALSEGEYKIAIVVEGEINKDTAYVTLNVQPNPATVSLTSGKETQTVFVGDEIEPLIFKYDYAKSISIGGTIPKGVAYTQNKDEKTVTFSGKVSEENSVNSYTIELTVEGNNIDGKKNTATAKAAIIVKSKTESSSSSKEVASSSSGEASSSSSVVSSSSAKSSSSVASSSSSAKSSSSKENTASSSSSSKNEKSSSSKTTKMDIALHNSLHFSFASNELTVNLASTSHARIQIFDMVGHLLETIDIGASAKVNLGHLPRGATILKISTEGFTKTAKITIK is encoded by the coding sequence ATGAAAAAGCTTCACGGACTTTCCCTGTTCACCGCAGCCCTATTGGCTATGACGCAAACCGCCATAGCCCAATTCAATACTCACATAAGCCATAGGCTCATCAGCGGAAAGTCGGTGCAGACGGTAAAAGCGGGAGACGTCATCGAACCTGTCGTTTACGAAATTACGGAACTCAATCGAGTTTATGATTTTTATATCAATTACCCGGTAAATACAACGGTCAAGACGCTGGGACTGAAATTGGATTGCGGCACACTGCCAAGCAGTAAAGCCGAGTGCACCATATCCGGTCGCATTCCGGCTAACACCCCCGGGCACGAATACGAAATGTCATTTACCGCAGCTGGGAATTATGCCCATGAATACCTGCAAATCACAACCGGTATAAACGTCACCCCGTTAAATGAACAAGTGGAGCATGTCAGCGGAAGCCTTGACCAAACAGTTACCGCAAGCGATGAGATAGAACCCATTGTGTTCGGTTATACAGAATTGCTTAAAGCAAATCTTTCTGGCGTGCCTGAGGGAATTTCGGCAAAAATAGACGACGAATCTGCTATAATTACAATTTCGGGTGCCACGGGCCAGGACCATCCCGATGGCGATTTTAATTATAGACTTGCAGCCTACATTACGGAAAAAGATTCCATCGTCTTTAACGGCACAATTAAAGTAAACCACAAGCCTTTTACAACAACATTAGTCACAAACGAAAACGAAACACAGAATGTTGTTGCCGGTGATGAAATCAAGCCAATCGCGTTCCGGTATGCGCACATGCAGAACTACAGTATTTCAGGAATCCCCAAAACTCTTGAAATCAGCCAGGACAAGGAAAAAGACCTTATCATCATTTCAGGGAACATCCCGGTAACAAATGGCGACCAGGTTTACACCATTACTGTCACCGCAAAAGGGAACGACAACGATGCCGAAGCCTCCGCCACGATCAATGTGACACACAAGCCTGGGGTAACAAAACTGGAGCATGTTAGCGGCAGTACTTCGCAAACCGTGAAGGCTGGAGACGAAATCGAACCTGTCGTATTCAATTTCGAAAATGTAACCAAATTAGACAACATCTCCGGACAACCTAACGGGAAATTCGCACTAACACCCGACAACGAAAAGCAGACCTTGACACTTTCTGGAACGGTCAGCGCCCTTTCCGAAGGCGAATACAAAATCGCAATCGTCGTTGAAGGAGAGATTAACAAGGATACCGCCTACGTTACGCTCAACGTCCAACCGAACCCAGCTACAGTCTCTTTGACCAGCGGCAAAGAAACACAGACCGTATTTGTAGGCGACGAAATCGAACCGCTCATATTCAAGTACGATTACGCAAAGAGCATTTCCATCGGCGGCACAATTCCCAAGGGCGTTGCGTACACTCAGAATAAAGACGAGAAAACGGTAACGTTCTCGGGCAAGGTAAGCGAAGAAAACAGTGTAAACTCTTATACAATCGAATTAACTGTTGAAGGGAACAATATTGACGGCAAGAAAAACACGGCTACCGCAAAAGCAGCTATCATCGTCAAGAGCAAAACTGAATCATCATCTAGCAGTAAAGAAGTAGCAAGTTCTTCGAGCGGTGAAGCAAGCAGTTCCAGCAGCGTCGTAAGTTCCAGTTCTGCAAAGTCCTCGAGCAGCGTTGCAAGTTCTAGCTCTTCCGCAAAATCTTCAAGCAGCAAGGAGAACACCGCAAGTTCAAGCTCTTCGAGCAAAAATGAAAAATCTTCGTCCAGCAAGACCACAAAGATGGATATCGCCTTGCACAATTCCCTCCATTTCAGTTTCGCTAGCAACGAACTGACGGTAAACCTCGCAAGTACATCACACGCACGCATTCAGATATTCGACATGGTCGGCCATCTGCTCGAAACCATCGATATAGGCGCATCAGCTAAAGTCAATCTCGGCCACTTGCCGCGCGGAGCTACAATCTTAAAAATTTCGACTGAAGGCTTTACAAAGACAGCAAAGATTACAATAAAGTAA
- a CDS encoding sulfite exporter TauE/SafE family protein, with product MTEWWNYAQYPAFFILGAVVSLINSIAGGGSTLSLPIMIFLGLPATVANGTNRIGLIIGNFSSAYNLARHGYLNKKIFLQLLLPTFFGALLGACFLVRIGDKLFQAILAVVICLVVVMSNLRKDILGKPPETPPEKLTIKGALGFFGIAIYGCIVQVGVGFVQIFGLTRYTGLDPIHVNAIKNALTNVFLIVSTVALGIAGKIDWPIAIIMAAGAWFGGYLGSFTQRKKGNKFIQRFISVCSIGMAIALVVDLAVK from the coding sequence GTGACAGAATGGTGGAATTACGCCCAGTACCCGGCGTTCTTTATTTTGGGTGCAGTCGTAAGCCTCATCAACAGCATCGCAGGCGGAGGTTCCACGCTTAGCCTCCCCATCATGATTTTTCTCGGGCTTCCTGCGACTGTCGCAAACGGCACAAACCGCATCGGGCTCATTATCGGGAACTTCAGCAGCGCCTATAATCTTGCGCGTCACGGCTACCTGAACAAAAAAATTTTCTTGCAGCTCTTGTTGCCGACTTTCTTCGGTGCACTCCTTGGCGCATGCTTCTTGGTTCGCATTGGCGATAAACTATTTCAGGCGATTCTCGCCGTCGTGATATGCCTTGTGGTGGTCATGAGCAACTTGCGCAAGGACATTCTCGGAAAGCCCCCTGAGACACCTCCCGAAAAGCTCACCATCAAAGGCGCCCTCGGATTTTTCGGTATCGCCATATATGGCTGCATTGTGCAGGTGGGTGTCGGTTTTGTACAAATTTTTGGACTCACGCGCTACACGGGTCTTGACCCGATTCACGTGAACGCCATCAAGAACGCACTCACGAATGTGTTCCTGATCGTAAGCACGGTTGCACTGGGAATTGCCGGAAAAATCGACTGGCCCATCGCCATCATCATGGCGGCAGGCGCATGGTTTGGCGGCTACCTTGGCAGTTTCACGCAACGCAAGAAAGGCAACAAATTCATCCAGCGCTTCATCAGCGTCTGTAGTATCGGTATGGCAATTGCCCTCGTCGTAGATTTGGCCGTAAAATGA